The Pseudomonas saponiphila DNA window CGCTGTTCAATCGCTGCCAGGACCACTTCCAGCAGCAGCGGCAGCCGCTCGCTGACTGTCTGCACCAGTGGGTGGAGCGGCATATAGAGCAGTTTCCCGCCTGAGCAACGAGCCGCTGCTCCCCGCACAGCAGAAATCGGTAAACTGCCGCCCTCACCGAACACGGACCTCGGATTCAGCCGCCATGGAATTGCAGTACCGCCTCACCCCGGCCCACACCGAAGCCCGACTTGCCGAAACCCTGCCCCAGGCGCTGCTTGAGCAGGACCAGTTGCAGACGCGGATCGCCAGCGCCACCTCGCGCTGGCAGGGGCGCCTGCTCGGCCCGCTGATCCTGCTGCTGTGCCTGATCGTCGCGCCCCTGGCGCTGTATTTTCCCGAGCGGCGCTTCACCCCGGAAAAGATCATCGCCCTGGTGCTCTGCGCGCTGATCTTCATCCCGCTCTGGTGGCGCTTTTCCGGGCGCCTGATCCAACGCCTGCAAGCCCGCACCCGCCAGCGCAAACCGCTGCGGGGGCTGAATCAGCGGCTGATCGAAGCTCGCCTGCGGGCACGCCTGAAGGCTGCCGAGGGCACTTACCACCTGAGCTTCGACGACCAGGGCTTGACCCTGAGCAAAGCTCCCCGAGCCAGGAACAGCCTGACCTGGGAGCAGATCGTGTACCTGCGCGAAGCAGCCAGTTTCTACGATCTGGCCGATGCCCAGATGCAGCGCAAGGGCCAGGCCTGGCGCATCGCCAAACACAGTGAACTGATGGACGCCGAGGAATATCAGCAAGGGCTGCAAGCCTTTCTGAGCAAGTGCCCGGTGGCGCCGAGCGCCAACTGATCACCTCACCCCGAGCCCCACAAACGGAATTTGCATGCACACATCAGCGTCCTCCCCGCGCACCGCCCGCGCGCTAGCCATCCTCGGCACCGGCCACGCCCTGCCACAGCGGGTGGTCACCAGTGCCGAGCTGGACCATCAACTGGGCCTGGAATCCGGCAGCGTGGCGCGCATCAGCGGAGTGCAGCAACGCCACGTCGCCGCCCCCGCAGACACCGCCGCCAGCCTCGGCGCCAGCGCCGCGCGCCAAGCCCTGCACGCGGCCGGCCTGGCGCTGGATCAGCTGGACCTGATCGTCTGCGCCAGCGGCACCCAGGACCAGGGCATGCCCTGCAACGCCGCGCTGCTGCAACGGGAGCTGGGCCTGGGCCAGTCGGGCATCCCGGCCATGGACATCAACGCCAGCTGCCTGGGCGTTATTGCCGCCCTGGATACCCTGTCCTGGCCGATCCAGGCCGGGCATTACCGGCGCGTGCTGCTGGTGTGCGCCGACATCGCCTCCTGCGGCCTGGACTGGCAGCAGGTGGAAGTCTGCGGCATCTTCGGCGACGGCGCGGCGGCGGTGGTGCTGGGCCCGGGCCATGGCGGGCAGAAGCTCCTCGCCTCGCGCCTGAAGACCTACGCCGAAGGCGCGGCGCTGTGCCAGATCCCCGCCGGCGGTTCACGCTTTCATCCGCGGCGCATCCAGGTGCCGTTCGAGCCCCTGACCAGCTTCGCCATGCAGGGCAAGGGCGTGTTCCGTCTCGCCGCCAAGCACCTGCCCGAGCTGCTGGACGATTTGCTGCAGCAAGCCGGGCTGACACTGGGGGATATCGACTGGGTCATCCCCCATCAAGCCAGCCAGCAGGCCATGCAGCACGCAGCCAAGCGCCTGAGCCTGGGGCCGGACAAAGTCATCGATATCTTTGCCCGGCACGGCAATCAGGTGGCGGCCTCGCTGCCCACCGCCCTGGACATCGCGGTGCGCGACGGGCGCATTCAACGCGGGCAGACCCTGCTGCTGATCGGCACCGGCGCGGGCCTGTCCCTCGGCGGCATGATCCTGGAGTTCTGATGAAAATCCTGGTCACCGGTGGCACCGGTTTTATCGGACGGCATCTGGTGTGGAAGCTGGCCGCCGAAGGCTGCCAAGTGCAGTTCAGCGGACGCAACCCCGAGGCGGCGGCCGAGGTGATTGCCCACAGCCCGGCGCCGGTGCACTGGCTGCCCCTGGAGCACGGCAGCCCATTGGCCAAGCGCCAGCTGGCCGATGCCAGCCAGGAGCATGACGCCATCGTGCATTGCGCCGCGCTGTCCTCGCCCTGGGGTTCGCCCCAGGCCTTTGCCCGGGCCAACCTCGACTCCACCGCCGAGGTGATCCACGCCTGCGACAAGAACCGCATCCCGCGCTTGGTGCATATCTCCACCCCGAGCCTGTATTTCGACTTCAGCGACCGCCTGGGTATCCGCGAAGACCAGCCGCTGCCGCCGCCGGTGAACGACTACGCGCGCAGCAAGGCCCAGGCCGAAACCCTGCTGGGCGCGGCGGGCCTGCCCGAGTGCGTGATCCTGCGGCCCCGGGCGGTGTTCGGCCCCTGGGACGCAACCCTGATGCCGCGCCTGCTGCGGGTGATGCAACGCGGGTCGATTCCGCTGATGCGCGGCGGCCGGGCCCAGCTGGACCTGACCTGCGTCGACAATCTGGTGCACGCCGTATGGCTGGCCCTGACCCAGCCCCTGCCGCGCCCGCTGTGCGTCTACAACCTGAGCAACGCCACGCCCCTGGCCTTCCGGGATCTGTTGCAACAGCTGGCCGAGCACTTCCAGCTGCCGCTGCGCACCCGCCGCCTGCCCTGGCCCCTGGTGCATGGCGTGGCGCACCTGCTGGAACTCAAGGCGCGCCTGGGCAGCGGCGCCGAACCCTTGATCACCCGCTACGGCGCCGGCGTCCTGGCCTTCAGCCAGACCCTGGACATCAGCGCCATCCAGCGCGAGCTGGGCTACCGCCCGGTGATCAGCCAGGAACAGGGCATCCTCCAGCACGCCCAATGGTGGCGGGACCAACTGAGGCAACGACCATGAGCCGCAGCGTGCGCTTGAAGATCCTCCGGGCCGGCTGGTGCCAGCACCTGGAATGCATGGCCGACCGTGGCGGGCGCCTGGCGCCGGTGCAGTTTCCGGCGCTGTGCGGGCTGATCCAGCACCCAGAGCACGGCTGGATTCTGTACGACACCGGCTACGCCGAGCACTTCTTCCAGGCCACCCGCACCCTGCCCGAGCGCCTGTACCGCAGCGCGGTGCCGGTGCAACTGCCGGTGGTGGAACAGTTGGGCGCGCAGTTGCATGAGCTGGGCATCGGGCCGGGGGATATCCGCCAGGTGATCATTTCCCACTTCCACGCCGATCACATCGCCGGGCTGCGGGATTTTGCCAATGCGCGCTTCATTGCCCTGCAAGCCGATTACCGGCATATAGAAAGCCTGCGCGGCCAGCGTTGGCGCGCCACCCTCTGCGGCCATTTGCCGGGCTTGCTGCCGGACGACTTCAGCGCCCGCCTGCGCCTGGCCGACGCCAGCCCCAGCTGCGCCCTGCCGGACTGGATGGCGCCCTTCGAGCAAGGCCTGGACCTGTTCGGCGATGGCAGCCTGATCGGCGTGCCGCTGCCGGGGCACAGTGAAGGCCAGCTGGGCCTGTTCATCCCCGACGCCCAGGGCCGGCCGGTGTTCCTGGTGGCCGACGCCTGCTGGTCGGTGCCGGCCTGCCGCGCCGAGCGCCTGCCCGCCGCCCCGGCGCTGTGGCTGGCCAGCGCCGACCGCCAGCAGTACGTGCGTACCTATCGCGGCCTGGGCCAGTTGATCCGCCGCGAGCCAGCGGTGGCGGTGCTGCCGTCCCATTGCACCCAGGCCTGGGAGGCGTTCGCCAATGAACAGTGAACGCCTGCTGGGCACCCTGCGCAGCATCGGCGCCTTCGTGTTCAGTCGCTACGTGCTGCGCTTTCGCCGCCGCGAGCGCCTGGAAGCCTGGCAGGCCCGGCGCCTGCGGCACTTCATGGCCAAGGTCATGCCCCGTGGGCAGCGCTTCAAAGGGCTGCCCCACGGCGGCCTGCAGAGCCTGCCGATCATGGACAAGGCAGCGCTGATGAGCGATTTCGCCGGCTTCAACACCCGCGCCCTGAGCCTGGAGCAGGTGTTGCCGGTGGCCCTTGAAGCGGAACAGTCACGGGACTTCAGCCCGACCCTGGGCGACATCACCGTGGGCCTGTCCAGCGGCACCTCGGGGGCCCAGGGGGTATTCCTGGTCAGTAGCGTGGAGCGCCAGCGCTGGGCCGGCATCCTGCTGGCGCGGACCCTGCCCCGGGCCTTGCTGCCGCGGCTACTGTGCCCGTGGCTGGCGCCGCTGCGCATCGCCTTCTTCCTGCGGGCCAATAGCCGTCTGTACACCACCCTGGCCAGCCGCCGCATCGACTTTGCCTTTCATGACCTGACCCTGGGGCTGGGCGCATCCCTGGAGCACCTGAACCAGCAGCAACCGGACGTGCTGGTGGCGCCGGCCACAGTGCTGCGCGGGCTGGCCCAGGCGGCCCTGGCCGGGCAGTTGACGATCCGCCCGCAACACATTCTGTCGGTGGCCGAAGTGCTGGAAAGCACTGACGCCGAGCTGGTCCGGCAAGCCTTCGGGCGCCAGCCCCGGCAGATCTATCAGGCCAGCGAAGGCTTTCTCGGCTACAGCTGCGAGGCCGGCACCCTGCACCTGAACGAAAGCCACCTGCACATCGAGCCGCAGTGGCTGGACCCGCAACGCTCGCGCTTTCAGCCGATCATCACCGACTTTTCCCGGCGTACGCAGTTGATCGTGCGTTATCGCCTCAATGACATCCTGCGGGTGGCCGAGGCGCCCTGCCCCTGTGGCCGCGCAGAGCGGGCCATCGCCGCCGTGGAAGGCCGCGCCGACGAGATTCTCTGGCTGCCCCGGCTCCACGGCCAGACGCTGGGACCGCTCTACCCCGACCTATTGCGCCGAGCCCTGCTGATGCTCGGCGCAGCGCTTGAAGAGTACGAGATTCACCAGCGCGGCCTGCTCTGGCAGATCAACCTGCGCGCCTCGGGCGACTACCACCAGCTGTGCCAGCGTTTGCGCGAGGCACTGGCCGAGCTGTGTGCACAACAGACGCTAGCGCCGCCGAGCCTGAGCTTCGGCCACTGGCAAGCGCCGCCGCCACAGACCAAGAGACGCCGCCTGCTGATGCTGCAACTGCCCGAGGGACTGCCATGCATGTACTGATTCTCGGCGCCCGCGCCCCGGCCTGCCTGGAGTGGGCCCGGGCCTTTAGCCAAGCCGGCTGGACGGTGACCGTGGCCGATTCCCTGGCCCAACCCCTGAGCCGCTTCAGCCGCGCCGCCCGGCACTTCGTGCGCCTGCCGGAGCCGCGCCACGACCCGGACGCCTGGATCGAAGCCCTGGCCGGGGTGATCCGCCAACAGGCCATCGACCTGCTGCTGCCCACCTGTGAAGAGGTGTTCTACCTGGCCCACGGCCTTGAGCGCCTACGACCTTTGTGCCGGGTGTTCACCAGCGACTTCGAGTTGCTGCACCGCCTGCACCACAAGGGCGATTTCGCCGCCATGACCCAAGGCTGGGATGTGGCCACGCCACCGACCCAGGTGCTGCACGACCCGGCCGGGGTGCAGGCTCTGGCGGCCGAGCACGACGCCCTGGTGTTCAAGCCGGCCTATTCGCGCTTCGCCTCCCAGACCCTGATCCGCCCGAGCCCGGCGCAACTGGCCAAGGTCCGGCCCAGCGCCGAGGCGCCCTGGGTGGCCCAGCAGTTTGTCCCCGGCCAGGAACATTGCAGTTTCAGCGTGCTGGTGGACGGCCAGTTGCGCGCCCACAGCAGCTACCAGCCGCGCTACCGGGTCGGGCGCGGCTCGGGGATCTACTTCCACAGCGGAGCCCCGGCGCCGGTCCGCGCCTTTTTGGAACAGTTCGGCCGGGCCACCGGCTACACCGGGCAAGTGGGTTTTGACTTTATCGAGGACCAGCAAGGCCGCTTCCATGTGCTGGAGTGCAACCCCAGGGCCACCAGCGGCGTGCACCTGTTCGACGACCAGCGGCTGCAACTAGTGGCGGCGCTCGGCAGCGAAGCCAGCGAGACGCTGCAAGCGACCCTGGAACCCCGGATGATCGCCCTGGCCATGCTGCTTCTGGCGGCGCCGCAACGGGCCTTGAGCCGCACGTTCTGGCACGACTACCAACAAGCCCGGGACGTGATAGTGCAGGACGGCGATCGCGGCCCGCTGACTGCCCAGCTGCTGAGCCTGGGCGAGATCATCGGCCGCGCCCTGACCCGCCGCTGCGGGCTGCTGGCCGCCTCCACCGCCGACATCGAGTGGAACGGCCAGCCCCTGGGAGCACCGCGCCGGTGAAGCTGCTGATGCCCGAACAGCTTGCCCAGCAAGCGCCGAGCGCCGACGACAGCCACGCCCGGCGTTACGTGCGCACCTGCGCCGGCGGCGCGCTGATCGGCAATGTCAGCACCGCCCTGGCCCTGCTGGACACCGGCGCGCAGCAGTTCCCGGTAAGCATCAACCACGGCCACGACCCGGTGGATAACTGCTACGTGGTGTCGCCGCAAACCGCCTACAGCGGCTACGCCCGGGAAGAACTGCAACGCCTGAAACGGCCCTGGCTGGCCTGGCCGCTGAAGCTGCTGACTCAGGGCGTGGACCGGCTGCTGAGCGCGGCCAAGGTCGACCGGCTGGTGCAGGTCAACAACTGGCTGCTGTCCACCAACCTCTACCCACCCGACTGGGACGGCGCGGATTTGCCGGCCATCACCGAACTGCTGCGCCGACAGTTTCCCGACCACGGCTTCGGCTTTCGCTCGCTCAACGACTTCAGCAACCACGAGCTGCGCAAGCGCCTGCAAGCCCTGGGCTACCTGGCGATTCCCAGCCGCCAGGTGTACCTGTTCGACGGCCGCGAGGGCGAGAAGTCCGCCTTCCTGCGCCACCACAACACCCGCCTGGACGCCACCCTGCTGCGCCGCAGCCCGTATACGGTGGTGCCCGGTAGCGAGTTGAACGAGGCCGATTTCCAGCGCATCGAGCAGTTGTACAACCTGCTGTACCTGGATAAATACAGCCGCCTCAACCCCCACTACAGCGCCCAATGGCTGCAACGCGGGCAGACCGAAGGCTGGCTGGAGGTGCGCGCCCTGCGCAACGCCGAGGGGCGCATCGACGGTGCCCTGGGCTGGTTCGCCAACAGCAGCCTGATCAGCACGCCCATCGTCGGTTACGACACCGCCCTGCCCCAGCGCGCCGGGCTGTACCGGCAACTGACCAGGCTGTGCCTGCAAGAAGCGGCGGACCGGCGGCAGGTGCTCAACTTCAGCTCCGGCGCGGCGGCCTTCAAGCGCCTGCGCGGTGGCCAGCCCGAGATTGAATACAGCCTGATTCACGTCGCCCACCTGCCCTGGCCGCGCAGGCTGGTGTGGCAACTGATGGGCCTGCTGTTGCAACGGATAGGCGTACCGCTGATGAGGAAGCTCAAACTGTGAACAGTCACTCGGGCTGGTGGCCCGTCGCCCTGAGCCGACAGCTGCGCAAGCAACCTTTGGCCTGCACCCTGCACGGCGTGCCGCTGGTGCTGTTCCGCGACGCCAACGGCGCCCCCGCCGTATTGCCGGACCGCTGCCCCCATCGCTTCGCGCCACTGAGCGCCGGGCGGGTTCGGGACGGGCAGATCCAGTGCCCCTATCACGGCTGGCGCTTCGACCCCCAGGGCCGCTGCACCCAGTTGCCCGGCCAGGCGCAGCAGCGTTGCAGCCAGCCGTTGCTGCAACCCCTGCACAGCTGCGAAGCCCAGGGGCTGGTGTGGGCCAGCCTGGCCCGCGAGCGGCCCAATACGCCACCGGTGGCCGCCGCCGAGCAGGCCCAGGCGCTGGATGTGTTCTGGATCAGCGACCGGGTGCAATGCAGCTTGCAGGACGCTGCGGAGAACTTCCTCGACGGCTTCCACACCCATTTCGTGCACGCGGGCTGGATTCGCCACGACCGCCAGCGCCAGCGCATTCGCGCCTGGGTGCATCAGCTGGATGACGGGGTTGAAGCGCAGTACAGCGAAGAAGGCACCCAATCCGGGCTGATTTCGCGGCTGTTCGAGGGTGAACGCGGCCTCAGCATGGGCCGCTTCCGCCTGCCGGGGCTGGCGGAAATCGAATACCGCGACCGCCAGGGCCGGCTCAACCTGCTGGTCAGCGCCTGGCTGAGCCCGGCCGCCGAGAGCCAACTGCAGCTGTTCGCGCGCATCGCCACGGCCCGGGGCCGCCTGCCGGGCTGGCTCAAGCGCGGCGTGCTGCAGCCTTTGTTCAAGGTGATCCTCAAGCAGGACCGGCAGATCCTCGAACAGGTCAGCGCCAACCAGCAAAGCTTCGCCCAGGTGCCGCTGCGCTGGCAGCGGCCCACGCCCCTGGACAGCTCGCTGGATCTGCTGGGGCCGTGGATCCGGCAATTACTGGAGCAAGGTGAACTGCAGGACTTTCAAGAACGCCGAGAGGAATTCTGGCTGTAATCCCGCAGGAGCCGGCTTGCCGGCGAACCAGCCCTCAAGACGGGCGCCGCTCAAGCGGGCCCCTTCGCTGGCAAGCCAGCTCCTACGGTTGGCAACGGTATCACGGGGCTGATGCGGGCCCCTTGGGGCCCCTGTTCGCGGGGTGTTGCAGGGCGTGACAAGAACCGTTTCAGCCCGCCGCCGGCACTGCCGTTCCTCGGCTCGACACGCAACATGCAGACGGCGAGCCCGCGCACCGGTATAGTGCGCCCCCTCTTCACGTGGACAGCCGTCGGTAACGAGGCTCGCCCCACGGGAAACCCGAACTAATAACAACCCGCGAAAGATAGAACCGGGACGAACACTCGCCCCACCGCTCTGCCGTGCGTGCAATCAGCGGTGTAACTGAATGTTTCCGTCCGTTCCGCTTTTGCCTACACAAAAAACAGCGAGGAATAATCCATGCTCGAAGTCATCAACGACTTCCTCTCAGGGAAAGTACTGATCGTGCTCATCGTCGGGCTCGGCAGCTACTTCACGATCCGCTCGCGTTTCGTCCAATTGCGCCACTTCCTCCATATGTTCGCGGTGTTCCGCGATAGCCTGAAAGGCAACGCTGGCCAGCTCAGCTCGTTCCAGGCGCTGATGCTCAGCCTCGCCGGCCGGGTGGGCGCGGGCAACATCGCCGGCGTCGGCATCGCCGTGACCCTGGGTGGCCCGGGCGCAGTGTTCTGGATGTGGGTGACCGCACTGGTCGGCATGTCCAGCAGCTTCTTCGAGTGCACCCTGGCCCAGGTCTACAAGCGCGCCGACGGCGACGGCCTGTACCGCGGCGGCCCGGCCTACTACATCCAGCACGGCCTGAAGCTCAAAGGCATGGCGGTAGTCTTCTCGATCCTGCTGCTGGTCACCTACGGCTTCGCCTTCATCGGCCTGCAGTCCTACACCGTGACCCATTCGCTGCAGAACGCCTTTGCCTTCGATCCGAAACACACCGGCATCGTCCTGGCGGCACTGCTGGCCATTACCTTCATCGGTGGCATCAAGCGCATCGCCGCAGTGTCCGACCTGCTGGTCCCGGTCAAGACCCTGGCCTACATCGGCGTGACCCTGTACGTGATCGGCACCCAGATCGAACACGTGCCTGCCATGCTGGAGACTATCTTCAAGAGCGCCTTCGGCCTCGATCCGGCCTTCGGCGGCCTGCTCGGCAGCGCCATCGTCATGGGCGTGAAGCGTGGCGTGTTCGCCAACGAAGCGGGCCTGGGCAGTGCGCCGAACGTGGCCGCCGTGGCCGCCGTGAAGCACCCGGGCGCCCAGGGCGTGGTCCAGGCCTTCAGCGTGTTCCTCGACACCTTCGTGATCTGCACCTGCACCGCGCTGCTGATCCTGCTGTCGGGCTTCTACACCCCGGGTTTTGAAGGCGACGGCATCGTCCTGACCCAGAACTCGCTGGCCGCCGTGGTCGGTGACTGGGGTCGCCTGTTCGTCAGCGTCGCGCTGTCGCTGTTCGTCTTCACCTGCATCCTCTACAACTACTACCTGGGCGAAAACAGCCTGCAGTTCCTGACCCGCAACCGTATCGTGCTGATGCTGTTCCGTGGCCTGGTGCTGGCGCTGGTGGTGTGGGGTTCGATGCAGGACCTGTCGACCGTGTTCGCCTTCGCCGACATCACCATGACCTGCCTGGCCTTCGTCAACCTGATGGCCCTGGCCATGCTGTTCAAGGTCGGCCTGCGAGTGATGCGCGACTACGACGAGCAGCGCCGCGCCGGCGTCGACCAGCCGGTGTTCGACTCGCGCAAATTCGCCGATCTGGACCTGGACCTGAAGGCCTGGCCTGCCGAAGCTTCGGCGGCCACCCAGGCCGAGCCGCAAGGCGTGCCCGCAGCGCAACGCTGACGGGTGAACCACGGGCGCATCCTCTGCGCCCGTGGTTTACAGTGCGATAAATGTGCGAGCGGGCCTGCCCGCTCCCACAGGAACCCACCGTTTCGGAGAATCCCATGACCCCTTCGACCTACCCTGCCGCCCAGCACGTCATGGTGCTCTACACCGGCGGCACCATCGGCATGCAGGCCAGCGCCGACGGCCTGGCGCCGGCGTCGGGTTTCGACGTGCGGATGCGCGCCTACCTCGACAGCCAGCCCGATCTGCGGGTGCCGGCGTGGCGCTTTCGCGAGATGGCGCCGCTGATCGACAGCGCCAACATGACCCCCGACTACTGGCAGCGCCTGCGTGCAGCGGTGGTCGAGGCCGTGGACCAGGGCTGCGACAGCGTGCTGATCCTCCACGGCACCGACACCCTGGCCTACAGCGCCGCCGCCATGAGCTTCCAACTGCTGGGCCTGCCGGCGCCGGTGGTGTTCACCGGCTCGATGCTGCCGGCCGGCGTGCCCGACAGCGACGCCTGGGAAAACCTCAGTGGCGCCCTGTTGGCCCTGGGCCAGGGCCTGGCACCGGGGGTGCACCTGTACTTCCACGGCGAACTGCTGGCCCCGACCCGCTGCGCGAAAATTCGCAGTTTTGGCCGCCATCCATTCGCCGCCCTGCGACGCAATGGCGGCGGCGCCAAAGCCGAAGCGCTTCCCGCGGCGCTGGAATACCGCCAGGCCAGGCAACTGGCCAAGGTCGGCGTGCTGCCGCTGTTCCCCGGCATCGGCGCCGAGCTGCTGGACGGCGTGCTCGACAGCGGTATCCAGGCCCTGGTGCTGGAATGCTTCGGCAGCGGCACCGGCCCCAGCGACAACCCGGCGTTCCTCGCCAGCCTCAAGCGCGCCCATGAGCGCGGGATCGTGGTGGTCGCCGTGACTCAGTGCCATGAAGGCGGTGTGGAGCTGGACATCTACGAAGCCGGCAGCCGCCTGCGCGGCGTGGGTGTGCTGTCCGGTGGTGGCATGACTCGCGAAGCGGCGTTCGGCAAGCTCAACGCGCTGCTCGGCGCCGGGCTGGAAATCAGCGAAGTACGGCGCCTGGTGGAACTGGATCTGTGCGGCGAGCTGGCCTGAACACTCTGTAGGAGCCGGCTTGCCGGCGAAGGCGGTCTTGAGGGCCTCTTCGCTGGCAAGCCAGCTCCTACAACCAGCTCCGGCACCTGCAGATGCAGGGCGGCATGCAACTTGCTCCGGTCAAGGGTCTTTCCCTGGCTGGAATCTGCGCATGCTGCATTCGCACCTCACCACCCTCAATGCCGTTTCCCTGGTGCTCGACACCTTCAAGGAGCAGGGGCAGGACGGCGATGCGCTGCTGGCCGGCAGCGGGATAAACCCCGCCGACCTGAGCCGCGCCGACACTCGCATCACCACCAATCAGGAAATGCTGGTGTGCGCCAACGCCGTGGCCCTGCAACGGGATATCGGCCTGGAACTGGGCCGGCGCATGCACGTTTCGTCCTACGGCATGCTCGGCTATGCGCTGCTCACCAGTGCCACCTTAGGTGACGCTTTGCGCCTGGCCATGCGCTATCCGGCGCTGTTGGGAACACTTTTCGAGCTGAGCCTGGAAGCCGACGGCCCGCGCATCTGGTTCACCGCCGCCGGCTACCGCGAAAATCCGGCCCTGGCGGCGTTCAATACCGAGTTCTGCCTGGTGTCGCTGAAGGTCATCTGCGACGACTTGCTGGGCCACCCGCTGCCGCTGTTGGGAGCGCGCTTCAACTACCCGGCACCGGACTATCAACAACGCTACGGCGAACCCTTCGACTGCCCGCTGCAATTCAATGCCCGCAGCAGTGCCTTCGCCTTCGACCAGCACTGGCTCGAACAACCCCTGCCCCTGGCGGATGCCATTACCCACCAGGCCATGGCCGAGCGCTGTCGCAAGCAGAACACCGAGTTCACCGGGCGCCAGGCCTGGCTCGGGCGCATCCGCCAGTTGCTGGCGGCGCAACTGGACGCCGCGCCAGGGCTGGAGGGGCTGGCGGAACAGATGAACTGCTCGGCCCGGACCCTGCGCCGCCATCTGCGCGACCTGGGTTGCAGCTATCAGGAACTGCTGGACGAGCTGCGCTTCGAGCGGGCCAAGCAGATGCTCTGCGAAGACCAGATGCCCATCTACCGCATTGCCGAGGCCCTGGGCTTCAGCGAAACCGCGAGCTTTCGCCATGCCTTCATCCGCTGGAGCGGCGTGGCGCCGAGCCAGTTCCGGCCCTGAGACAAACCCCGGCATAAAGCTGCGGATTGCATTACATTGCCGACCTTCGAAACCGGCAAGGGACTGCAAGCTTGAATCCATTCACCAACGCCATCG harbors:
- a CDS encoding AraC family transcriptional regulator, which encodes MLHSHLTTLNAVSLVLDTFKEQGQDGDALLAGSGINPADLSRADTRITTNQEMLVCANAVALQRDIGLELGRRMHVSSYGMLGYALLTSATLGDALRLAMRYPALLGTLFELSLEADGPRIWFTAAGYRENPALAAFNTEFCLVSLKVICDDLLGHPLPLLGARFNYPAPDYQQRYGEPFDCPLQFNARSSAFAFDQHWLEQPLPLADAITHQAMAERCRKQNTEFTGRQAWLGRIRQLLAAQLDAAPGLEGLAEQMNCSARTLRRHLRDLGCSYQELLDELRFERAKQMLCEDQMPIYRIAEALGFSETASFRHAFIRWSGVAPSQFRP